TAGAAAGATTAAATGTTCAATGGCTACATGGCTTGGCTGAAGCAACTAGCTTTGATGATAGCGAATTCGATTTAGTTACCGCCTCATTACTATTTCATGAAACTCCTACTGCAATTTCTCAAGCTGTACTCAAAGAGGGATTTCGCTTGCTGAAACCAGGAGGACAGGTCATAATTTTGGATGGTCATCAAAAGACTCTGCGTAACACCACATGGCTTACAGACATATTTGAAGAACCTTATATTGAAGAATATGCTAAGGGTAGCGTGGATGCTTGGTTAGGCAAAGCAGGATTTACTCAGGTATTAACCGAAGATGTTTGGTGGACAAATCAACTAAGTACGGGAGTAAAATCGATTAGCAATTTGTAATTTGATAGTTGATAAATAAATATATGGGTTTGAAAGCGGTTTTATTAGATTTTAGCGGTGTAATTATCGATGACGAAGAGATAAACCAGACATTAGTAGCAGAGATAATGCTGAGTGAAAATTTACGGGCTGATGAGTCTGAATATGCTCAATATTGTCGAGGTAGAAGCGATCGCGCTTGCTTAAAAGATATCTTAGCTAATCGTGGTCGCATTTTACCTGATGAATATCTAAATAAGCTAATTAAAACTAAATCCAATGGCTACCGACAGCAAATCGATCAACTAAATAAATTACCTTTATCTCCCAACTTAGCTGAATTTTTGGCGCAGTTAAAGGAACAAGGTATTGCTATTGGCTTAGTAACTGGTGCAATTCGTTCTGAAGTTGAATATATTCTGCAAAAGGCTGAACTAGCAGAATACTTTGATGTCATTGTTGCAGGAGATGACCTTGAACAAAGTAAGCCTGAACCTGAACCCTATTTGCTAGCGTTAAAAAACTTCAGCTTACAATCATCGGAGTGTTTGGCAATTGAAGACAACCCTGTCGGTATCGAAGCAGCAAAACAAGCCAAGATACAAGTAGTGGGTATTTCTTCTATTTATCCTCTACATATGTTGCAAAGACAAGCTAACTGGACAGTAGATAATTTTTTAGAAATTGAGCTAGATCGAGTAGACGAAGTATTGTCCCAAGCTTAATTGAAGTTATGTGCAATCAATAGTAGGAAAAAATGGCGTTGCTGATTTAGCGAAGGAGCGCGGTCTTTTTGACTGCTCACCGCCATTAATGAACGGTGATTCTAAGCTTTTAGCTCTTAGCTCTTAGCCGTTAGCTATATATTCTTCCAGTAAAAGCTATTGATACTGCCCATTTAGAAATTACTGATGCACAGGCTGAATCTAAAGCGATCGCGGTTTGCTCAATGCTGTGTAGAAATTCCTTACATGGGCTTGTTCTGTTGGGATCTTTAAAAACTTCTATTATTGCTATTGGTAGAAAATTATTTTAATTAAATATTTATATTAGAAGCACGACTTAAATAGTAAGTCGTGCTTTTTTAATCGATCTACGATCATTTTAATAAGTGATTAAGTAACTATTCAACTAGTGATCCTAGTCATAGAATATTTTATTTGGCAAATTTATACTGGCTTTATAGAAAAGAAAAAACCTTAACAACCTTTTAAAATTAGTCAGTATAAATCATGAAAAAACAACTATCTTTTGCCCTACTAACTGTTAGCATTTTTAGTCTTAATATTCTTCCAGTAAAAGCCATTGGTATTGCCGATTTAGAAATTTCTGATGCCCAAGCTGAATTTGGAGCGCTCGCTAATGGTCAATGGTGTGTAGAAATTCCTTACATGGGCGTATTCTGTTGGGATCTTTAAAAACTTCTATTATTGCTATTGGTAGAAAATTATTTTAATTAAAAATGCGGCTTAAACAATAAGCCGCGTTTTTTGCATTATTGAAAATAATATAATAGCCATAGTTTTAATAACATAATCAATCTATGGCTATCTCAATTTTTTATCTTCAAGGTTAACTAATTCACTTCTAAGCACTAACTGTACTGTTCTTCTGTATCTAAATCAAATAGCATTTGTAAAGAACGTAAACAATGACGGCGCGCTTCGATGTCTTGCTGCGCTCTCAACTGCACCATCGGTTCATGAAGAATTTTATTCACAATCCCTCTGGTTAATGCTTCAATTACTTCTTGGTGCTTTTCTCCAAACTCTGAACCTAGACGAGATAAAGCTTTTTCCATTTCTTGTTCGCGAATGCTTTCTACTTTACTACGCAAACAGCTAATTGTCGGAACTGTTTCGAGCGATCGCCACCATAATAGATAATTATTAACTTCTTGCTCAATAATGCCTTCTGCCTCTTGAGCTATTTTACGTCGGCTTTCTTGATTTGCTGCTACCACTGCTTTGAGATCGTCAACATTATAAGCATTAACGCATTTAATTTCATTTACGTCGGCTGCAACATTACGGGGAACCGAAATATCGACTAACATCAAGGATTTATCCAGAGTTAGTTCAGTTTCTAATTTGGTTCTATTTAGGATTGGTTCAGTAGCTCCAGTACTGGTAAAAACCAGATCTGATGTAGCAACTGCTTTCATCATCTCACTAATTGGATAAATAGTAATATTGGCTTGAGCAAACTGATCGCACAGTGCTTGCGCCCGTCT
This DNA window, taken from Pleurocapsa sp. FMAR1, encodes the following:
- a CDS encoding HAD family hydrolase, translating into MGLKAVLLDFSGVIIDDEEINQTLVAEIMLSENLRADESEYAQYCRGRSDRACLKDILANRGRILPDEYLNKLIKTKSNGYRQQIDQLNKLPLSPNLAEFLAQLKEQGIAIGLVTGAIRSEVEYILQKAELAEYFDVIVAGDDLEQSKPEPEPYLLALKNFSLQSSECLAIEDNPVGIEAAKQAKIQVVGISSIYPLHMLQRQANWTVDNFLEIELDRVDEVLSQA